In a single window of the Campylobacter fetus subsp. testudinum 03-427 genome:
- a CDS encoding asparagine synthase (glutamine-hydrolyzing) (Pfam matches to PF00733.17 Asn_synthase, and to PF13537.2 GATase_7): MCRIAGGFATDLKDKIKQIAYALRNGGENEAKFYFDQNFALSHNRLAIIDLSHSADQPVQNERFVLCFNGEIYNYKEIAQDLELDDKFKNSDTLVLLAAYSKWGKSCLDKLDGMFAFCIYDKFKKNIFIARDRLGVKPLYYYFKDNKFIFASELKAFFAYDNFDKSIDQTAFSHYLNSGYMPSEQSIFKFIKKLPPAHFLEFSNTKKELKITKYYDLQSKFNTKKSIDLTKFENELESSIISRTVSDVEFNSFLSGGLDSSITATVLAKNGFKFKTISVGFESDKFNESNYATAVANNLGLEHINYTLTPKIAKDIILQLPSVYDEPFGDSSAIPTLFLCQKASSLSKVALSSDGGDEINFGYTRYDLNYQRYKFYKKFSFLKHIFLNLPYPLLKKTFELNSKTLGIDKYYRIKDSFKTNKFMELYALEFKHFKNDEAKLLGILDEPKLSKFELKNSYESMSFSDISTYLSDDIFVKTDRAAMSVSLEVREPLLSYKFVDFMIKIDPNLRKNKALFKSYLLKHLPKELVMRPKMGFALPIEEWFHTDLGYLLDDYLTNQDVFDKQYILNLVQDFRDKKRVNFSKIWHILLFLMWKKRWNV; encoded by the coding sequence ATGTGTAGAATAGCAGGCGGTTTTGCTACAGATCTAAAAGACAAGATCAAACAAATTGCCTATGCCTTAAGAAATGGTGGTGAAAATGAAGCTAAGTTTTATTTTGATCAGAATTTTGCACTTTCCCATAATAGATTAGCCATAATAGACCTTAGCCATAGTGCAGATCAACCGGTGCAAAATGAGCGTTTCGTACTCTGTTTTAATGGAGAAATCTACAACTACAAAGAGATCGCGCAAGATCTTGAATTAGACGATAAATTTAAAAATAGCGACACATTAGTTTTACTAGCAGCATATAGCAAATGGGGTAAAAGCTGCCTAGATAAACTTGATGGAATGTTTGCATTTTGTATTTATGATAAATTTAAAAAAAACATATTTATAGCTAGAGACAGACTAGGTGTAAAACCTCTTTATTACTATTTTAAAGATAATAAATTTATATTTGCAAGTGAGCTAAAAGCATTTTTTGCTTATGATAACTTTGATAAAAGCATAGATCAAACAGCTTTCTCACACTACTTAAATTCAGGATATATGCCAAGCGAACAAAGTATTTTTAAATTTATAAAAAAACTACCTCCTGCACATTTTTTGGAGTTTTCAAACACAAAAAAAGAGTTAAAAATCACAAAATACTACGACTTGCAATCTAAATTTAATACTAAAAAAAGTATTGATTTAACTAAATTTGAAAATGAGTTAGAAAGTAGCATCATCTCGCGAACAGTAAGCGACGTTGAGTTTAACTCATTTTTAAGTGGCGGTCTTGATAGCAGTATTACAGCTACAGTGTTAGCTAAAAACGGATTTAAGTTTAAAACTATTTCGGTAGGATTCGAATCTGATAAATTTAATGAGAGCAACTATGCTACGGCAGTTGCAAACAACTTAGGTTTAGAACACATAAATTACACTCTTACTCCAAAAATCGCCAAAGACATAATTCTTCAGCTGCCAAGCGTATATGATGAACCTTTTGGAGATAGCTCGGCGATACCTACTCTATTTTTATGTCAAAAAGCAAGTAGCTTATCAAAGGTTGCACTATCTAGCGATGGTGGAGATGAGATAAACTTCGGTTATACAAGATATGATTTAAATTACCAACGATATAAATTTTATAAAAAATTCTCATTTTTAAAACATATATTTTTAAATTTGCCCTATCCTCTTTTAAAAAAAACATTTGAGCTAAATTCAAAAACATTAGGTATAGATAAATATTACCGTATTAAAGATAGTTTTAAAACCAATAAATTTATGGAATTATATGCTCTTGAATTTAAACATTTTAAAAATGATGAAGCAAAACTTTTAGGAATTTTGGATGAACCCAAACTAAGTAAATTCGAACTAAAAAATTCCTATGAAAGTATGAGTTTTAGTGATATTTCAACCTATTTAAGTGATGATATTTTTGTTAAAACTGATCGAGCGGCAATGAGTGTGAGCTTGGAGGTAAGAGAACCACTTTTGAGTTATAAATTTGTGGATTTTATGATAAAAATAGATCCTAATTTACGTAAAAATAAAGCTTTATTTAAATCATATCTTTTAAAACATCTTCCAAAAGAGCTTGTAATGAGACCAAAAATGGGGTTTGCTCTTCCTATTGAAGAGTGGTTCCATACTGATTTAGGATATCTTTTAGATGATTATTTAACTAATCAAGATGTGTTTGATAAGCAATATATTTTAAATTTGGTTCAAGATTTCAGAGATAAAAAGAGAGTAAATTTTTCTAAAATTTGGCATATTTTACTATTTTTGATGTGGAAAAAAAGGTGGAATGTATGA